The sequence aatatattcttaaatatttagtgGTAACCTCTGAAGCTTTGCAAGCTTctctaaaaagaaaatactttctaCATTGATTGTGTTTTTTGAATTTAGAGAGCAAGCTGCAGCTGTGATGGTGGAACTTCTTGGAACTTACACAGCCGAGAACGCTTCAGCTGCAAGAGAAGACGCTCAGCGTTGCATCCTCTCAGCCCTCGCTGACCCAAACACATTCCTGCTCGATCCTCTCCTCGCCCTGAAGCCTGTGCGTTTCCTGGAGGGAGAGCTCATTCACGATCTGCTCCTCATTTTCGTCCAGGAGAAACTCCCAGCCTATCTTAAGTTCTTCAAAGATCACAAGGAATTCGTTGAACACACACTAGGTACCCTACATTATTTTCTAAGTCTTTATTATTTGAGCGATGCAgaactttattttactttattttaaataaataatatagggTCCCAATGCGAGCGATCTGGAAAACCctgaaaaatcagggaatttggaAAGTctggaaaaattagggaatttttgtagaaatcaGGGAATTTGGATTTCAGCTAACAAATGTAAAAGTAGATTATAAATGAACAATGTAAATTTAATACTAATTGAAATATGGTTGAAAGACAGACAAGGTGTTGAAAGGTAGGGTAATCATTTATCCAAGAAACCATTTTACAAAAATCTCATTCGACCAAAAACGAACTAGATTGGGTGACCTCTGTGTGGAGACTAGGTGGAAGTCccgtatttttaaaatggatgcatgatattcatcaattttatgaaCACGGTATTCCTATCTAgccttctttttttggtaaaatgattTCTTGGAGAAATGATACCCTACCGTGTTAAAACTCGTAGCCTCTCTCAACAACCAATGGGGTGTCGAAGCGTGAAACCACTAGCCCTCCTAGCCAATGACAATGCTCTTGCGAAGTTCAATGAAGGTATGTTATTGGCTTGGATATTTAGTTTGTCCCATGGGAATACGGACATCTTTTCGTTAAATGACGTCACAACTTTCAAGAGCGAGGGATTTCCCATATTATGCTATATTGAATTGGTTTGATGTAtccgtaaaaattttttaatcaggataTTCTTAGTTTTTCGTTTTTGGTAAGTTTCATTTACTACATTATACGAATGTGCGTTGCCGGTTTCTATTCCTCATCAAAGTTACAAGTTCGAAGCTCGTTTCGCTTGATTAGAGGTTAGGTTGAGgttagaaaacaaaacaaaagatttaTGTGCTTTCATTTAAATCGGCATTTGAGACATTGTTTTTCCAATNNNNNNNNNNNNNNNNNNNNNNNNNNNNNNNNNNNNNNNNNNNNNNNNNNNNNNNNNNNNNNNNNNNNNNNNNNNNNNNNNNNNNNNNNNNNNNNNNNNNagtcaatgtttatttaaaagtttatatttttatacaagaagtcaaaaaagttgacattttgcgAAATGGCGCAGAGTTAATACATTTACATAAACATATTacaaatccatttaaaattctaaaattttactcattgcattttcatccaaacaattcacaaaaaaagttttaatattctcTGGCCAACTTAGGAAATAAATAATCTGTTGCACGGCATCGTAGTGGTTTTTAGTAGGGCGCGTGCATACGATAATGACCTGTCTAGCCATTTAGAGAAGAAACTATTCTACAAACAATCTAACAGtaagaatacaaataattatcatctatttttgtttattcattctATTACACGTTACTCTATTAAAGTTCCAAGATTAAGCTTGAAATTTTCACCTTAactctacatattttaaaaaatcgccttGAAAACCTTAGTCCGAAATCACGCTCTAAGTTCGAGATCTAGAAAAACTCTCAATGTCGGTTTTTCCTCGACTCCGAAAACTGTCCATGCAATTCGTATCCATTGAGAAATGCACGAAGTTTGCCAAATTTCGGAAATAGAAAAGATTCGCTTTTTACATGTTGTTTAAATCATTCGTTACTTCAATGCTGCTTTCGTCTTGGCAGCGAGTTCCATTTGTGCAGCGGCCACGGATTTCATGCCTTCCTGGACAGAGGAAAGATTTGATTTCCAAGCTGCGAGCAAATCACGAAGTTGTAGCCACTGGGGTCGACCGAAAGTCCTGTGCATAGTGCTTGAGATCAGAACCTTGCGGCCTCCCTGATCCATTCGAGCGCGCACGAGTtttgttttcaaaactaaaaatatgcTTTATTATTGCATCATTGTAATAGAAGAATGTAAGGAAAAATCGAGAATCAATAAGatgaagaaaaaaagagaattagtCTCACCGTCGATGATGAAACTCTCGACTTCCTCTACATCAATCATCAACTCCGACTGTATCATCTCGAAACTCATTTCTGGATTTGTCTCCGCGAGTTGCATGAAGGTGAGCAGCCTCATCTTCTTCATGTTCTGTTCATGATTAAGACCTGGCAGTGAGAAAAAATATGATTAGTTTCCTTAAATGTTTATCGCGTAAGTATAAAAGTGATCGAAAATGCTGGTCAAGTAATTATCTTAATGAAATCACACTTTTTTCAATTGGACATTCAACTACGCAGTTTTTGACATGTAAATGGCACACTCAAAGGTTTTTCAGGAACTATGATGATTTTGGAAGCTGAATATTTTGCAATGAcagttctttttataattttaaacaccaATCACACAAAACAAATGTAATGTCCAGAATTTAGACACACCTCAAAAGTGGATCTCTGGTAACAATCTTTGCCACATTTTTATCATCTAAAAAGAGTTATAGCATCACTCTGGGAATCGATAGAATACTCATGATCAACAAAAAATCTTTGAGTTGACCAtgcctctttaaaaaaaaagagagaatgcAAGTACAGAGTGAAAAAAGATGTATCGACTCAGAAACCTTTTTCAAAGAGATCCTCTTCCAGCCCACAGTGATGGAAAACAATAGTAtgagaataattgtttaatgacTTTTTGAGTTACAGATTTAAACTATCAGATTAAACATCGAAAAATGAAAATGgtgaatccaatatggcgactacacttttttcacaaattatattatttaaaactcactttctgGAGTTTTCTGAcatggaactttaaaaaatttggtaaattatgCGATTTGCAAAAACCTTATTTTGAAAGAGCTTTTTATAATCACAcattcaaaataatgtataaaacatTCAGAAAGACGaacagattttcttttaaattatgtgatttgaaGACACTTCATTTTGAAGGGTTTTATTTTGGGTcacatattataaaaattgtattaaaaaaaagattctaaattcaaaatgatgGATCGAATATGCaaaataaaggaccccgcactaaatgtatgggaaaatggctttcggtcgatttagctgaaactttgtaatttttaaggttataagtgccggatgaaatatccgtagaaaaaatccaaaaaatggacagttttagcgctatgcgccGCGAAGCGCTCAAGAtaagtgaataaaacgaattacaacagattttgtcacaaaagcgatgtcaacatagaaatcacggttcagatcgtggtctgtcatattttcccctgcaccgttgactcatatggcgcgcttctcaaaacgatcaatcgctaagcgcccaagattttaacttgactaattcatcacttttttaaaggcagaaatggtacccaaagtaacattagtaattagtgcgtacattccgataataacagtgtacccttcgcaatagggccgaacgctaagcacccatgatcagcgaatagaaccaatcccagtagcttttgcgaaatattaaactatttctggctcttgattcgggtttgcttgttcacctctattatcagcgtctagaatcctttgtagcaaggaagtttgaggatactttgcttgttgctggtgacgtgcataactcaggaaccataaaacgcttacaatatgtgcgcaagtgccaagagttctggcccctgatttacatgtgcagtaataaccgagaagcgtttcgttattgtctggtcctatgtcatcgatctcattgaacgctatccacagatggtaccttgtcgcatttcggaaacgagaaaatactcgtactNNNNNNNNNNNNNNNNNNNNNNNNNNNNNNNNNNNNNNNNNNNNNNNNNNNNNNNNNNNNNNNNNNNNNNNNNNNNNNNNNNNNNNNNNNNNNNNNNNNNTTCTGAAATCTAAGATATTTAATCAGAATACTTATGAAAGTGTAGAAGGATAAAtctaaaaatcatgaaaagtaaTGGGCGCTGAAAAGTCACCACCGATTAATGAAAATGGACGTGAAATTTGGCAAGGTTGCATGAAGACGCCAATTTGATGGGACATCAattcattgaatattttgaatgccAAAAAGAGTAACAACATGACAGCACACAAAAAGGAAGTCAAATTGCTTTCAAATTCCgttcagttgaagaaatttccAAGCCTAATCATGATCTTGTCGtgtcgattttttttagaaatttaacaatatttgcaattaattagATGCGCAGTATTTGTTTTATTATCACGAAATAACTActttttttcaactgttttttgttacagcctcatcatttatgattgagaaagtattagaattgtcggaagtttagcatcacactttttcaacggatttccacgtttcaaggccccctgaatccgaatatcaggttttcacgatggcgtctgtctgtcggtccgtccgtaaacacgataactcttgaaaaaattagcgcattttgaaaatttttgagaacacttttcagaatttgaaaattctatgtacggatatttatagtattaaaaagaacaaacaatttatccttatgacttatttcaattaaaagaaaattctcagagttatggcgtttagaaaaattttttaatcgaccgaaaatctaaatttgaagcCGAGAAACgcgcaatatgaaaaaaagtcaagagaagaaaaacatttctttttgaaagacctacaagatgttcataaccaatttttagattttcttaaaaaatcgaaaattcaaatttttattgcacaaaaaataatagaaaataaaaaattccattttgtggaaaattatgtaggatacgaaaaaagatgaattaacaatgatggttatcccaaaaaagatctacaaattcattaagaatcacttcttgataagacgcgtactttttgttttattcgtgaaaaataacgtcgaaaaaaaaagaaaataaaaaaatgtgtggaaaaacgacgaaagttacgagaaaaaaaatccaacaaaacctgtttacacaTGTCTGTCGGAaaccgagcgcgcagcgcgagtgtcacgatgagaatgtgtactttaaagcctacagagctttgagaaacttaatctttgactatacttattattattaatgatctATAATTATCATGTATAAcagtaattatactttttttttaaatcaaataatttattcaatgcagAAGAAAGGGACGTCTTACTCTTAAAAGTGAATCAAATCGACTGCTTTTTAAGGTCTAGACGTAGGTCGTAAACATGTCACACTCGTGCCTTGTTTTgataccatggacataggaaacaagggactaggcatgccatcatAACTTGGGCGATTATAGCACgagatttaaatttgtatttcagcTTTGCGAAGAGAAAGAGTGAATAAGAAATATGAACCAAAGCTGAAATGAAATATGTTTGAAGAGAGTGCCGAGCAAATaatatatttcatgaaaattatttagaaatcaatTCTTAAGTAATATACCAAATAAATGTATACGTAATTTATGAGTATAAATTTATATACgcataaattatatgaaatacattttttttatgattcgagACGACTTGATTTTGATATAAGGTCTTGAGTTCAGCACTGTTCAGTCATAATTATTTAAGAGGAAAGTGAAAGAGAGAACAAATtcgttgaataaaaaatatgcatttattttaGAATATGGATAATACTCAcattaggatggtccaaaaatgctttgcaaaatttttccactctagaaaaaaaaagtttctatttctaaaaaaacaaaatccgtaatctttcgttttttcaaaattaacatgtgccaccgggcacttcaaaattccGTTGAATTAacataggaaaaattttaattttcgaaaaattgagctTATGTTCCAGAATTTCATCCAAACGCACTAAacttttaaggtaaaaaataaaaaattctacattctTACGTATTATAGTTACTTTTCAGCAATTTCTATCGCCCTTTACatacaaataatttacaaagaaaaatttgaatattttccatgactttttaattaattttaaattgctgaaacaaatgtaaattatttaaacaattatttattccccaaaaaacttaaaaataaccgtatttttcgattgaaatacaatattttgtcattgtttgtagtagtaaattaaaaaaaaacattacgcaGTTAGTTtaacaatcatttattttttattttcaatattttcaaaaatttagccagagatgtctacttttttcaaacttgTATCCTATCCTACTttgtgttgaataattacataattttgattaactttttctaatctttaacaaatttctatttgttcaaagaatttttatttactcaagcagttatttttcgataactaaaaaaatcaattaaaatagaaCACAGTAAATTAAtcacgattttaaaagtattttatgaaaattaatgatttaaacaaattatatttgttaaatacatttcaaaaagtggataatgtattctttctataacgttatacatttaaaaacataattttatgtgttctattttatttatctattttagttatcgaaaaacactgattgagcaaataaagattgtttaaatggagataaatttattaaacagtgtaagaaatgtatcaaaattatgtaattattcaacaaaacctaacataggatactaatttgaaaagaaagttgatatctctggctcaattttgagacattttgaaaatagagaatgaataattgtttaagtaattacacaatattctcagaaaaatttactgctccaaaaaataacaaataattacgTTTccactcagaaaatacgattattctcAATATTCTGATTTTATGAGAATATCGTAgtcgttgattttttaattcattccgCAATAATACTTTTGTTGGAGAATTGAAAACGAATGTAGGTGAAGCGTTTGTGCCTTTGTCGCTATTACTCCACCTTCTACCTTCTGGAGTTGTAGGAATATTTGTATTATCACAATTTCCTTCTTCGTCGCAATGACTACACCTTTTGCCATTGGTAGTTGTTGGAAGATATGTATTAATATAATCATCCGTTTCTGAAAAAGAAGGGATAGTTGTTTCTAAATGAATTTCTGCAACATTAATAAtgcaaatattatattaaattttagcaTTACAAATTCAATGCTAATTAAaccgttcaaaatggaattattacaaaaatttaatttttaaataaaaataatgttcaattcgAGTcgattgaagttttaaaaattccaattgtgaacttatcaatttctttatcaaaaataaataatcccaaataaattgaaagcatttacatttcaatattttgttttttaattgaagaatctctaaatataattatttcagataaaaatttcgaaaataaaaaaatttcaaaacgttaaaaatagaaatatttgtaaattagaataataaaaattatgtcattgaagattcaaagctaatattattgtgttcaaaatttaattattcgaaaattttaacttataaataaaaataattttcagttcaaagtgattcaagctttaaaattgttaactgNNNNNNNNNNNNNNNNNNNNNNNNNNNNNNNNNNNNNNNNNNNNNNNNNNNNNNNNNNNNNNNNNNNNNNNNNNNNNNNNNNNNNNNNNNNNNNNNNNNNCTTCTCTGACGCTACTGAATGTTCCATTTTCCCACTCAAATTCTGTGCCGTTCGATGGCTGAACAATGATAATGTCGCTCAGCGGGCTTCGGACATGCTCCCTCACTTTATTAAGTACGTCCAGTACGTTAATAAGAactcaaaaaattcgaaaactctGACCTGCAATagcttcaaaacttttgaaaagttcTGTAAGGACCCTTTGCTGACAGTAAAGttagcttttttcaaattcttgtcGCAGGACATCAAGCCCTTTTTAATCGAATTCCAGTCAGACTCACCTCTTGTACCATTTTTATATAATGCCCTTACTGGTATCATGCGTGATCAAATGGAACGTGTCGTTAAGACTACGGTCATGGAAAAATCAACCTTAGTACACGACGTTGATGTGAGCAATGAGGAAAATCTACTGACAGCTGCAAAGATTCACCTCGGAGTCGCCACCAAAGCTGCCCTAATGAAGATCAAGACTTGCACTGCCCTCAAAATTCTTGACTTCCGTCAAGACTGCAGAAATTGCATAATCAAATTTATTAGCAAGTTGCAGGAACGCTCACCGCTTGCGTATACGTTGACAAAAGCTCTCTCCTACTTTGAGCCATACGTTGCAGCTGATCTAAAACTGGGACAAAAAAGATTAGGAACTTCGTTAACGACTCTTGTTGATAAAAATTGGCTCCATGGCAATATCGCAGTTAAAGCAGCTCGTGAATTCAGGAATATGTGTAAGCTTCCACAAGTTcaagaagacttaaaaaatttttgtagaaaaagtcaGCGTGTGGACCATTTTTGGATCAAACTTTTCGAGGCCAAAAAGTCtagtgaaaacataaaaaaaagctATGAAAATGATCACTGTTCTCTCGCACGGAAACGCCAGCGTCGAACGAGGCTTCTCAGTAAATAAAGAATGTCTTATTGAAAATATGAAGGAGGAAACTCTAGTCGGGAGAAGAGCTTTTTATGACGCAGTCACTACCCTTGGTGGAGTCGAAAGAAAACAAGCCGAATCTCAGAATACGGCAGCAGCTAAGAAGAGGCTTTTGAATCTGAATGTAGAGGAACTAGAAGTCAAGAGGGCCAGAGCAATAGAAGAAGTTCAAAAAGAAGTCGACTCattaaatgatgaaattcaagtGTTGCAAAAAATGTCCTGCTGATTTTATTtgatgtgttttttattttacgatttGTTCTGTgattggaaaatttacatttgtgcTAATTCGTGCCaaagaataatgtaattttcaagtagaatatatttaaaaagtttttttttatgcgAACGACTcagttattaaataataataagcacAGTAACAGGCTAACAGactgttaaaaaattgagaagTGATCAGGGAATTTCAATTTTCGTTCatggaaaattcagggaatttcgaaatccTTCTTTACTCGCCACCCTGCAATGAGTTGTTTTAGGTCAATAATAATAACATGTAGGAAGGGGTAAAGAAACGTATTCACCGtccatttcaaaataattacaatgGTATATTTACGTATAAAGAAACGTACAGAAATCGATCAAAGTAAATACGGCGTATCGTCCTGGAATCCCAAACGGAAGTCCCTCTTAAAcgaaagcccccccccccccgtttcgCTTCGGTACTAGTGCCAATATTTTATACGATGGCCGTCAGGGCCGTCAGTAACgtggaaattacaaaaaatgcttacaaacaaaaacattaaaagcttttgaagaatttattgatGTCAAAAAGTAAAAATGTATTGGGAAAGGTTAAACTGCGaaacgccacctggtgacaaaaatccgaactagaaaaaaTAGGTCCtattttaaatatgcattttaatttttgcatgaaaGAGTTTTAACGGTTTTTTGTGGAgtataaagtatttattggataataaaaataagttttcatcaGAAACAAAGGGCTACAGagggaatttacatattatacagtgaaaaaactcatttttttgacaaaaatatttttctaaaaagcaattatcgtactATTTATTGTGATTCTCAAAAGGTTGTCAactaatctggataaaatttatccctgtatacattaattaaaatttatttaagcttTCAGTGCATTGAAACtgacatgaaatagtgaaataattggttttttttaacttctttgacaaatatgtgtttttttttcactgtataagatggaaattcaatctaaaacagttttttaaatgaagatttgtttttagtatataatcattgttttatactttacAAAACAATCGCAGAAACACTTATGC comes from Belonocnema kinseyi isolate 2016_QV_RU_SX_M_011 chromosome 5, B_treatae_v1, whole genome shotgun sequence and encodes:
- the LOC117172608 gene encoding eukaryotic translation initiation factor 3 subunit M-like; protein product: MKKMRLLTFMQLAETNPEMSFEMIQSELMIDVEEVESFIIDVLKTKLVRARMDQGGRKVLISSTMHRTFGRPQWLQLRDLLAAWKSNLSSVQEGMKSVAAAQMELAAKTKAALK